In Deltaproteobacteria bacterium, a genomic segment contains:
- the fliN gene encoding flagellar motor switch protein FliN, translating into MLSQEELDKLLEEGAGANAATPGDAGKPPANDDLDWSAAFAEAAAGGDQAAAKAMKEKTAPADGPKTEEGRQKERGRNGGASQTPSFQELSQTLSGPNGGKGNLDLILDIPLTISVELGRARLQIRELLALGQGAVVPLDKEAGEPAEIYVNQRLMAKGEVVVINDKFGIRLTEIISPVDRVKNLG; encoded by the coding sequence ATGCTGAGTCAGGAAGAATTGGACAAGCTCCTTGAGGAAGGGGCCGGCGCAAACGCAGCCACCCCTGGGGATGCGGGAAAGCCACCCGCAAACGATGACCTGGACTGGTCAGCGGCCTTTGCCGAGGCGGCGGCCGGAGGCGACCAAGCGGCAGCCAAGGCCATGAAAGAAAAAACGGCCCCTGCCGACGGACCCAAAACAGAAGAAGGCCGGCAGAAGGAAAGGGGCAGGAACGGAGGGGCCTCCCAGACCCCATCGTTTCAGGAGCTTTCCCAGACCCTTTCGGGACCAAACGGCGGAAAGGGCAACCTGGACCTCATACTCGACATCCCCCTTACCATCTCGGTGGAGTTAGGTCGTGCGCGCCTCCAGATCCGGGAGCTCCTCGCCCTTGGCCAGGGCGCCGTCGTTCCCCTCGACAAGGAGGCGGGCGAGCCCGCCGAGATCTACGTGAATCAGAGGCTGATGGCCAAGGGAGAGGTCGTGGTGATAAACGATAAGTTCGGGATTCGGCTGACAGAGATCATCAGCCCGGTGGACCGGGTGAAAAATCTCGGATAG
- the fliM gene encoding flagellar motor switch protein FliM gives MAQILTQEEIDALLGGLDTVTDQLSEEGAQVPQADKGSAVPFDFRKYSRPARVKLPGFDVIQDQFNRNLRGTLSSQLRLYVDSTAIPPEVISFQEFLRRIPVPSSLHILKMEPLRGHILMVIDPQMVFSIVEIFLGATKLGQSRIEGREFTSIEQRLILRIVTSLLTDLEKAWQNLMPVKINYMRSEINPQFAKIVQEDDSVLISRYQLEIDEMSGSITLCLPMAMLQPIRARLQRTFQGDETVDPEWRKTLAKNLSKTEVTASVILGRASLKGADLIALSPGDVIPLETGMEDLLDLLVEGRPKYQVTPGVVKGRRAVRVVKAVEAA, from the coding sequence ATGGCCCAGATACTCACCCAGGAAGAGATAGATGCCCTCCTAGGAGGGCTGGACACGGTAACGGACCAGTTGTCTGAGGAAGGGGCCCAGGTCCCGCAGGCGGACAAGGGTTCGGCCGTTCCTTTTGATTTCCGAAAATACTCCCGTCCAGCCAGGGTGAAGCTTCCGGGTTTCGACGTCATTCAGGACCAGTTCAACAGGAACCTTCGGGGGACCCTGTCATCCCAGCTCCGCCTCTACGTCGATTCCACGGCCATTCCCCCGGAGGTCATCTCCTTTCAGGAATTTCTTCGCCGCATCCCGGTCCCCAGCAGCCTTCACATCCTCAAGATGGAACCCCTGAGGGGACATATTCTCATGGTGATCGACCCCCAGATGGTCTTTTCCATAGTGGAGATCTTTCTCGGGGCCACCAAGCTCGGCCAGAGCAGGATCGAGGGCAGGGAATTCACATCTATAGAACAGCGGCTCATCCTGCGGATCGTCACCTCGCTCCTGACGGATCTGGAAAAGGCATGGCAGAACCTCATGCCCGTCAAAATCAACTATATGAGGAGCGAGATCAATCCTCAATTCGCAAAGATCGTCCAGGAAGACGACTCGGTTCTTATCTCCCGTTATCAGCTTGAGATCGACGAGATGAGCGGATCCATCACACTCTGTCTGCCCATGGCTATGCTCCAGCCTATCAGGGCCCGTCTTCAGAGGACCTTTCAAGGGGACGAGACCGTCGATCCCGAATGGCGGAAGACCCTTGCAAAAAACCTGAGCAAGACCGAAGTCACGGCCTCTGTGATCCTCGGAAGGGCGTCTCTCAAAGGGGCCGATCTCATCGCGCTCTCGCCAGGGGATGTCATCCCGCTCGAGACCGGCATGGAAGATCTCCTCGACCTCCTTGTGGAAGGACGTCCCAAATACCAAGTGACGCCCGGGGTGGTGAAAGGTCGGCGGGCGGTCAGGGTCGTCAAGGCCGTAGAGGCGGCGTGA
- a CDS encoding flagellar basal body-associated FliL family protein, with protein sequence MAEKEKDQAEAEVQEGKKKKGKPFLLILLVIFVLILAGAGAGAYFFFFSAPSDEKLAAQIAQDEAKKAAQATQAAPMGVTVDLEPFVVNLADPRVRHYLKASITIELTDELAKADLEKRIANIRNDILLLMSSKTLEEIVTLEGKIRLRDEIGARVGRIVGPNRILNVYFSQFVVQ encoded by the coding sequence ATGGCCGAGAAGGAAAAGGACCAGGCCGAGGCCGAGGTCCAGGAAGGCAAGAAAAAAAAGGGCAAGCCGTTTCTCCTCATCCTGCTGGTCATTTTCGTACTCATCCTCGCAGGGGCCGGCGCCGGGGCGTATTTCTTCTTCTTTTCCGCCCCTTCTGATGAAAAACTCGCTGCGCAGATCGCCCAGGACGAGGCAAAAAAGGCTGCGCAGGCCACGCAGGCCGCCCCCATGGGTGTCACTGTGGATCTCGAACCCTTTGTGGTGAATCTCGCTGATCCACGTGTGAGACATTACCTTAAGGCGTCCATCACCATCGAACTCACAGATGAGTTGGCAAAAGCGGACCTCGAGAAGCGCATCGCAAACATCAGAAACGACATCCTCCTTCTCATGAGCAGCAAGACGCTCGAGGAGATCGTCACCCTTGAGGGAAAGATCCGCCTTCGGGACGAGATCGGGGCGAGGGTAGGCCGGATCGTAGGTCCCAACCGCATCCTCAACGTCTATTTTTCCCAATTCGTCGTCCAGTAG
- a CDS encoding flagellar biosynthetic protein FliO yields the protein MEGAGSIVRVIGAFVLVLGLLLLGAALLRRLAPRITGGRQNPIQVLATRAILPRKHLCLVRVGDKTLIIGASEGSMSLLGTWEGDLPAAFRNDATEKSL from the coding sequence ATGGAAGGGGCAGGATCCATAGTGAGGGTGATCGGGGCCTTTGTCCTCGTCCTCGGACTCCTGTTGTTGGGGGCGGCCCTTCTTAGGCGCCTGGCCCCCCGGATCACAGGAGGAAGGCAAAATCCCATACAGGTCCTCGCGACCCGGGCCATCCTTCCCCGAAAGCACCTCTGCCTCGTCCGGGTCGGCGACAAGACCCTCATCATCGGAGCCTCTGAAGGGTCCATGAGCCTCCTCGGGACCTGGGAGGGCGATCTTCCAGCGGCGTTTCGAAACGACGCAACAGAGAAAAGCCTGTGA
- the fliP gene encoding flagellar type III secretion system pore protein FliP (The bacterial flagellar biogenesis protein FliP forms a type III secretion system (T3SS)-type pore required for flagellar assembly.): MRAVYLVLLPCLAAGILQETSWAATVPTISLGFESTDDPARVATALEILLVLTVLSVAPAILLMMTSFTRLVIVFGFLRQALGTQQMPPNQVLIGLALFLTFFIMQPVWSQSYSGAIRPYLDDEMSFEDALAGAAAPVRKFMLRQTREKDLALFADLGGIKDPKDETELPTHVLIPAFVVSEIRTAFEIGFILFIPFVVIDMVVSSVLLSMGMMMLPPIMVSLPFKILLFVLVDGWNLVVGSLVKSFS; the protein is encoded by the coding sequence ATGCGCGCCGTGTATCTCGTCCTTCTTCCCTGTCTTGCAGCTGGAATCCTTCAGGAGACCTCATGGGCGGCCACGGTCCCGACCATCAGCCTCGGCTTCGAATCCACCGACGACCCTGCGCGGGTGGCGACTGCCCTCGAGATCCTTCTCGTCCTGACGGTCCTTTCCGTGGCCCCGGCCATCCTCCTCATGATGACCTCTTTCACCCGGCTTGTGATCGTCTTCGGATTCCTTCGCCAGGCCCTCGGGACCCAGCAGATGCCACCAAACCAGGTCCTCATAGGGCTGGCCCTGTTCCTGACGTTCTTCATCATGCAACCCGTCTGGAGTCAATCCTATTCTGGGGCCATCCGACCCTACCTTGACGACGAGATGTCCTTCGAAGATGCGCTGGCAGGGGCCGCGGCCCCCGTGCGAAAATTTATGCTCCGCCAGACCCGTGAAAAGGACCTGGCCCTTTTCGCGGATCTGGGTGGCATCAAGGACCCGAAGGATGAGACCGAACTCCCTACCCATGTCCTGATTCCCGCCTTTGTCGTGAGTGAGATCCGGACCGCATTCGAGATCGGATTCATCCTCTTCATCCCCTTCGTGGTCATCGACATGGTGGTCTCGAGCGTCCTCCTCTCCATGGGCATGATGATGCTCCCACCGATCATGGTCTCCCTGCCGTTCAAGATCCTCCTTTTCGTGCTCGTGGACGGGTGGAACCTCGTCGTGGGTTCCCTTGTGAAGAGTTTTTCGTGA